The Carassius auratus strain Wakin unplaced genomic scaffold, ASM336829v1 scaf_tig00216729, whole genome shotgun sequence genome window below encodes:
- the LOC113098894 gene encoding NLR family CARD domain-containing protein 3-like isoform X1 gives MEDTQALRDGDVSPGGGKFQGDRSNSSEPSCVSMKSNRSMDKPVKFEGRHTSPDLSEQLADTQGILRRKHMPSNLSHDTQLSFSRFKSNLLKKFEHLYEVTVTQGNPTLLKKLYTELYITESESGEISSEHEVRQIETQSRRAATEDTAIKCNDIFRPLPGQDKAIRTVLTKGVAGIGKTVSVQKLILDWAEGKENQDVQLIFPLPFREINLMKHKTLSLSDLLHVFFPETKEIEISCDEYKVLFIFDGLDQCRLSLDFKSKVKLCNISESVSVDVLLVNLIVGNLLPSALIWITSRPAAADLIPSECVHRVTEVRGFNDPEKEKYFRKRIRDQSLANTIISHLKSSRSLYIMCHIPMFCWISAAVLEKILSQAESGEIPKTLTQMYTHFLILQTNIKHQKDYDKTVKDEDIIVKLGKLAFKQLVKGTIIFYEEDLRECGIDETEAAVYSGLCTQIFREESGLYQGEVFCFVHLSIQEHLAALYAHVSFTKNCINVFDQTDHSLFTKVLNQKKYVSLSELHKRAVDEALQSKNGHLDLFLRFLLGFSLEFNQTLLRVLLTQTGSCSYNKEETVELIKQKIRANYSSERSINLFHCLNELGDDSLMQEIQGYLRSGQIAETKLFSSQWSALVYVLLTSEQKIDEFNLEQFTGAQNTADEVLQKLLPVIKESRSVQLSDCGVTDEGCAALASALRSNPSHLRELHLSGNKLGVSGVNLLSDVLKDPRCKLETLWLSDCEVTEEGCGALASALRSNPSHLRELDLSVNKLGASRVNLLSDLLKDPRCKLETLGLRDCGVEDEGCAALASALRSNPSHLRYLDLSGNNLRASGVNLLSDLLKDPRCKLETLW, from the exons ATGGAGGACACACAAGCATTGAGAGATGGAGATGTTTCTCCAGGAGGCGG TAAATTTCAGGGGGACAGATCAAACTCATCAgagcccagctgtgtgtccatgaaGAGTAATCGGTCTATGGATAAACCAGTAAAATTTGAGGGAAGACACACATCACCTGATCTGAG TGAGCAGTTAGCCGACACTCAAGGAATATTAAGGAGAAAACATATGCCATCTAATCTGAG TCATGACACTCAACTGTCATTCAGCAGATTCAAATCAAATCTGCTGAAGAAGTTTGAGCATCTGTATGAAGTAACAGTGACGCAGGGAAACCCAACTCTCCTGAAAAAGCtctacacagagctctacatcacagagagtgagagtggagAGATCAGTAGTGagcatgaggtgagacagattgagacacaGTCCAGGAGAGCAGCAACAGAGGACACAGCCATCAAATGCAATGACATCTTTAGACCTTTACCTGGACAAGACAAagccatcagaactgtgctgacaaaaggagtcgctggcattggaaaaacagtctctgtgcagaagttgatcctggactgggctgaagggaaagagaatcaggacgtccagcttatatttccacttcctttcagagaAATCAATCTGATGAAGCACAAAACACTCAGTCTTTCAGATCTGCTTCATGTCTTTTTCCCTGAAACAAAAGAAATAGAAATATCTTGTGATGAATATAAAGTgctgttcatctttgatggtctggatcaGTGTCGTCTGTCTTTGGACTTTAAGAGTAAAGTGAAACTGTGTAATATATCTGAATCAGTCTCAGTGGACGTGCTGCTGGTGAACCTCATTGTGGGgaatctgcttccttctgctctcatctggatcacctccagaccagctgCAGCTGATCTTATCCCCTCTGAGTGTGTCCATCGAGTGACAGAAGTACGAGGCTTCAATGATCCAGAGAAGGAGAAATACTTCAGAAAGAGAATCCGTGATCAGAGTCTGGCCAATACAATCATCTCACACCTGAAGTCATCAAGGAGCCtctacatcatgtgccacatcccaatgttctgctggatctcagccgctgttctggagaAGATTTTGAGTCAAGCAGAGAGTGGAGAGATTCCCAAAACTCTCactcaaatgtacacacacttcctgatcctTCAGACCAACATCAAACATCAGAAGGACTATGACAAGACAGTCAAAGATGAAGATATAATTGTCAAACTGGGGAAACTGGCTTTTAAACAGCTTGTGAAAGGTACCATAATcttctatgaggaggacctgagagagtgtggcattgatgagacagaagcagcagtgtactcaggattgtgcactcagatcttcagagaaGAGTCAGGCTTGTATCAGGGGGAAGTCTTCTGCTTTGTTCATCTTAGCATCCAGGAACATCTAGCAGCCCTATATGCACATGTCTCCTTTACAAAGAACTGTATAAATGTGTTTGACCAAACTGATCATAGTCTCTTCACCAAAGTTTTAAACCAGAAGAAATATGTTTCATTATCTGAGCTGCATAAGAGAGCTGTAGATGAAGCTTTACAAAGTAAAAATGGACATCTGGATCTTTTCCTGCGTTTTCTTCTGGGTTTTTCATTGGAGTTCAATCAGACTCTCCTACGAGTACTACTGACACAGACAGGAAGCTGCTCCTACAACAAAGAGGAGACAGTCGAGTTAATCAAACAGAAGATCAGGGCGAATTACTCTtcagagagatccatcaatctgttccactgtctgaatgaacttgGAGATGATTCACTGATGCAAGAGATCCAGGGTTATCTGAGATCTGGACAAATAGCAGAAACCAAACTCTTCTCTTCACAGTGGTCAGCTCTGGTTTATGTGCTGCTGACATCAGAGCAGAAGATTGATGAATTTAATCTGGAACAGTTTACTGGAGCTCAAAATACAGCAGATGAAGTTCTTCAGAAGCTGCTGCCTGTGATTAAAGAATCCAGATCAGTTCA GTTGAGTGATTGTggagtcacagatgaaggttgtgctgctctggcttcagctctgagatcaaacccttcacacctgagagaactgcaTCTGTCTGGAAATAAACTAGGAGTGTCAGGAGTGAATCTGCTCTCTGATGTACTGAAGGATCCTCGCTGTAAACTGGAAACACTGTG gttgagtgatTGTGAAGTCACAGAGGAAGGTTGTggtgctctggcttcagctctgagatcaaacccctcacatctgagagaactggatctgtctgtAAATAAATTAGGAGCGTCACGAGTGAATCTGCTCTCTGATCTACTGAAGGATCCTCGCTGTAAACTGGAAACACTGGG
- the LOC113098894 gene encoding NLR family CARD domain-containing protein 3-like isoform X2 yields MEDTQALRDGDVSPGGGKFQGDRSNSSEPSCVSMKSNRSMDKPVKFEGRHTSPDLSEQLADTQGILRRKHMPSNLRFKSNLLKKFEHLYEVTVTQGNPTLLKKLYTELYITESESGEISSEHEVRQIETQSRRAATEDTAIKCNDIFRPLPGQDKAIRTVLTKGVAGIGKTVSVQKLILDWAEGKENQDVQLIFPLPFREINLMKHKTLSLSDLLHVFFPETKEIEISCDEYKVLFIFDGLDQCRLSLDFKSKVKLCNISESVSVDVLLVNLIVGNLLPSALIWITSRPAAADLIPSECVHRVTEVRGFNDPEKEKYFRKRIRDQSLANTIISHLKSSRSLYIMCHIPMFCWISAAVLEKILSQAESGEIPKTLTQMYTHFLILQTNIKHQKDYDKTVKDEDIIVKLGKLAFKQLVKGTIIFYEEDLRECGIDETEAAVYSGLCTQIFREESGLYQGEVFCFVHLSIQEHLAALYAHVSFTKNCINVFDQTDHSLFTKVLNQKKYVSLSELHKRAVDEALQSKNGHLDLFLRFLLGFSLEFNQTLLRVLLTQTGSCSYNKEETVELIKQKIRANYSSERSINLFHCLNELGDDSLMQEIQGYLRSGQIAETKLFSSQWSALVYVLLTSEQKIDEFNLEQFTGAQNTADEVLQKLLPVIKESRSVQLSDCGVTDEGCAALASALRSNPSHLRELHLSGNKLGVSGVNLLSDVLKDPRCKLETLWLSDCEVTEEGCGALASALRSNPSHLRELDLSVNKLGASRVNLLSDLLKDPRCKLETLGLRDCGVEDEGCAALASALRSNPSHLRYLDLSGNNLRASGVNLLSDLLKDPRCKLETLW; encoded by the exons ATGGAGGACACACAAGCATTGAGAGATGGAGATGTTTCTCCAGGAGGCGG TAAATTTCAGGGGGACAGATCAAACTCATCAgagcccagctgtgtgtccatgaaGAGTAATCGGTCTATGGATAAACCAGTAAAATTTGAGGGAAGACACACATCACCTGATCTGAG TGAGCAGTTAGCCGACACTCAAGGAATATTAAGGAGAAAACATATGCCATCTAATCTGAG ATTCAAATCAAATCTGCTGAAGAAGTTTGAGCATCTGTATGAAGTAACAGTGACGCAGGGAAACCCAACTCTCCTGAAAAAGCtctacacagagctctacatcacagagagtgagagtggagAGATCAGTAGTGagcatgaggtgagacagattgagacacaGTCCAGGAGAGCAGCAACAGAGGACACAGCCATCAAATGCAATGACATCTTTAGACCTTTACCTGGACAAGACAAagccatcagaactgtgctgacaaaaggagtcgctggcattggaaaaacagtctctgtgcagaagttgatcctggactgggctgaagggaaagagaatcaggacgtccagcttatatttccacttcctttcagagaAATCAATCTGATGAAGCACAAAACACTCAGTCTTTCAGATCTGCTTCATGTCTTTTTCCCTGAAACAAAAGAAATAGAAATATCTTGTGATGAATATAAAGTgctgttcatctttgatggtctggatcaGTGTCGTCTGTCTTTGGACTTTAAGAGTAAAGTGAAACTGTGTAATATATCTGAATCAGTCTCAGTGGACGTGCTGCTGGTGAACCTCATTGTGGGgaatctgcttccttctgctctcatctggatcacctccagaccagctgCAGCTGATCTTATCCCCTCTGAGTGTGTCCATCGAGTGACAGAAGTACGAGGCTTCAATGATCCAGAGAAGGAGAAATACTTCAGAAAGAGAATCCGTGATCAGAGTCTGGCCAATACAATCATCTCACACCTGAAGTCATCAAGGAGCCtctacatcatgtgccacatcccaatgttctgctggatctcagccgctgttctggagaAGATTTTGAGTCAAGCAGAGAGTGGAGAGATTCCCAAAACTCTCactcaaatgtacacacacttcctgatcctTCAGACCAACATCAAACATCAGAAGGACTATGACAAGACAGTCAAAGATGAAGATATAATTGTCAAACTGGGGAAACTGGCTTTTAAACAGCTTGTGAAAGGTACCATAATcttctatgaggaggacctgagagagtgtggcattgatgagacagaagcagcagtgtactcaggattgtgcactcagatcttcagagaaGAGTCAGGCTTGTATCAGGGGGAAGTCTTCTGCTTTGTTCATCTTAGCATCCAGGAACATCTAGCAGCCCTATATGCACATGTCTCCTTTACAAAGAACTGTATAAATGTGTTTGACCAAACTGATCATAGTCTCTTCACCAAAGTTTTAAACCAGAAGAAATATGTTTCATTATCTGAGCTGCATAAGAGAGCTGTAGATGAAGCTTTACAAAGTAAAAATGGACATCTGGATCTTTTCCTGCGTTTTCTTCTGGGTTTTTCATTGGAGTTCAATCAGACTCTCCTACGAGTACTACTGACACAGACAGGAAGCTGCTCCTACAACAAAGAGGAGACAGTCGAGTTAATCAAACAGAAGATCAGGGCGAATTACTCTtcagagagatccatcaatctgttccactgtctgaatgaacttgGAGATGATTCACTGATGCAAGAGATCCAGGGTTATCTGAGATCTGGACAAATAGCAGAAACCAAACTCTTCTCTTCACAGTGGTCAGCTCTGGTTTATGTGCTGCTGACATCAGAGCAGAAGATTGATGAATTTAATCTGGAACAGTTTACTGGAGCTCAAAATACAGCAGATGAAGTTCTTCAGAAGCTGCTGCCTGTGATTAAAGAATCCAGATCAGTTCA GTTGAGTGATTGTggagtcacagatgaaggttgtgctgctctggcttcagctctgagatcaaacccttcacacctgagagaactgcaTCTGTCTGGAAATAAACTAGGAGTGTCAGGAGTGAATCTGCTCTCTGATGTACTGAAGGATCCTCGCTGTAAACTGGAAACACTGTG gttgagtgatTGTGAAGTCACAGAGGAAGGTTGTggtgctctggcttcagctctgagatcaaacccctcacatctgagagaactggatctgtctgtAAATAAATTAGGAGCGTCACGAGTGAATCTGCTCTCTGATCTACTGAAGGATCCTCGCTGTAAACTGGAAACACTGGG